The following proteins are encoded in a genomic region of Acetobacter oryzoeni:
- a CDS encoding HdeD family acid-resistance protein produces the protein MPFAKKWGLFVALGLALIVLGFIACIDAVSVTLASTIFIGALLIVAGIMQVVHAFAVRDWGGFIFSLLCGLLYAAGGYLLIEEPATGSVAITIFVSACFVVVGVLRCVLALQARGMPGWVIILGSGLISLLVGLCLYFTLPWSGLWLIGTFVGAELIVSGISWLQIGLALRQSNSLPPPITRL, from the coding sequence ATGCCATTTGCTAAAAAATGGGGGCTATTTGTGGCGTTGGGTCTCGCCCTGATTGTATTGGGCTTTATTGCCTGTATTGATGCGGTTTCCGTCACCCTTGCCAGCACCATCTTTATTGGCGCGCTACTGATTGTGGCAGGCATTATGCAGGTGGTACATGCCTTTGCCGTGCGGGATTGGGGTGGCTTTATTTTCTCCCTGCTGTGCGGGCTGCTTTACGCCGCTGGTGGTTACCTTCTTATAGAAGAACCAGCCACAGGCTCTGTTGCCATTACCATTTTTGTATCTGCCTGCTTTGTGGTTGTGGGTGTGCTGCGCTGCGTTCTGGCCCTGCAGGCACGGGGTATGCCCGGCTGGGTGATCATTCTGGGTAGCGGGCTTATCAGCCTGCTTGTAGGCCTGTGCCTGTACTTTACCCTGCCGTGGTCTGGTCTGTGGCTGATTGGCACATTTGTTGGGGCAGAACTGATTGTAAGCGGCATAAGCTGGCTGCAAATTGGCCTTGCCCTGCGCCAGAGCAATTCCCTGCCGCCGCCCATTACCCGCCTGTAA
- a CDS encoding cation:proton antiporter: protein MAVTGLAAVLLVIALLLVVVSTVQPIARKLELSETVLLAIVGIIIGSLADVALRSSHTSAFNGIAEALLDFPLNSEEFLLIFLPALVFQGALAIDVRRLAHETGTVLLLAVVAVVIATATIGFALYPFAQMPLVVCLLLGSIVATTDPSAVAGIFRDIGAATRLTRLVEGEALLNDAAAISIFSILLPSVTLHKAIHLGDALISFVVSFVGALIVGVVVGRLTLVMMSAIASSAAEITLTVALPYVVYILSDEILGVSGVVATAAAGLTLSVYGPSTIRPQTWLFLNQLWQQLVFWAGSLVFVLASMLVPRLLVGMTRWDWVLILIASVAGLAARAAVVFGMLPLLAWTRLSPPVPTPFKVTMVWGGLRGAITLALALAVTENEHVSTPVAHFIGIIATGFVLITLLVNGTTLRSLVLFLKLDRLSPIDEAMRHQVLSIGLGNVCARAKELGDELGFSADATRSVVDHLARRAEEEQAANEFDRALSDIQRVNLALITIASQERSMLLDLFRMQGLSRRVMETLLRSSEAAIDGARLEGRLGYVRALRKRLSPSLRFKAAQWVHNHLRLDRPLMLCMAERFEMLMVAHFISISLTRFMHERLEPTLGSRIGEIVAEVLSRQRKLLDEALETLRLHYHGYAEALENRIFRQIALRLESEEYTTLLSESLISDELSRELLKELERRRHRLVKRMSFDLRSGIEDRLKHAAIFKGLPGAELHDLATTTSLRFVAPQEVICRKGRKMRAIYFISAGLAESHVAGADVLYGAGDLIGAQEALHGWRCPGTIRAVQFGHFMVITASRFQRLIEDYPVVLENIQNILRKREAGERPIALLPGANRKVDEDAGKDALMLLAPKSQLPPSSETKE, encoded by the coding sequence ATGGCGGTAACGGGTCTGGCAGCGGTACTGCTTGTTATTGCATTGCTTTTGGTGGTGGTCAGCACCGTGCAGCCCATTGCGCGCAAGCTGGAACTGTCTGAAACGGTTTTGCTGGCTATTGTGGGCATTATCATCGGCTCCTTGGCTGATGTTGCGTTACGCAGTTCTCACACCTCGGCCTTCAATGGCATTGCAGAAGCGCTGCTTGATTTCCCGCTGAATAGTGAAGAGTTTCTGCTTATCTTTTTGCCTGCGCTGGTGTTTCAGGGGGCGTTGGCTATTGATGTACGGCGCTTGGCGCATGAAACAGGCACCGTTTTGCTGCTGGCTGTGGTGGCAGTTGTTATTGCCACGGCCACTATTGGTTTTGCGCTTTACCCCTTTGCCCAGATGCCGCTTGTGGTCTGCCTGCTGCTTGGATCCATTGTGGCGACGACGGACCCTTCCGCTGTGGCCGGGATTTTCCGGGATATCGGGGCCGCAACACGCTTGACGCGGTTGGTGGAAGGTGAAGCGCTGCTGAATGATGCTGCGGCTATTTCCATCTTCTCTATCCTTCTGCCCTCCGTCACGCTGCACAAAGCCATTCATCTGGGTGATGCGCTGATCTCCTTCGTGGTCTCCTTTGTGGGGGCGCTGATTGTCGGGGTGGTTGTCGGGCGTCTCACGCTGGTCATGATGTCCGCCATCGCCAGTTCGGCAGCAGAAATCACGCTAACTGTGGCGCTGCCTTATGTGGTGTACATCCTTTCAGATGAAATTTTGGGGGTTTCCGGTGTGGTGGCTACGGCTGCTGCTGGGCTTACGCTCTCTGTTTACGGACCATCCACCATTCGGCCTCAAACGTGGCTGTTTCTCAATCAGCTTTGGCAACAGCTGGTGTTCTGGGCAGGGTCCTTGGTGTTTGTGCTGGCCTCCATGCTGGTGCCGCGCCTGCTGGTGGGCATGACGCGGTGGGACTGGGTGCTTATCCTTATTGCTAGTGTGGCGGGGCTGGCTGCACGTGCGGCTGTGGTGTTTGGTATGTTGCCGCTCTTGGCATGGACACGCCTTTCTCCACCCGTGCCCACACCGTTCAAGGTGACAATGGTATGGGGTGGTTTGCGCGGGGCCATTACGCTGGCTCTGGCGCTGGCCGTTACGGAAAACGAGCACGTTTCCACGCCTGTTGCGCATTTTATCGGTATTATTGCCACTGGCTTTGTGTTGATCACGCTGCTTGTTAACGGCACCACGCTGCGTTCACTCGTGCTGTTTCTCAAGCTGGATCGGCTTTCCCCCATTGATGAGGCCATGCGCCATCAGGTGCTCAGCATCGGGCTAGGCAATGTGTGCGCCCGCGCCAAGGAATTGGGGGATGAACTGGGTTTCAGTGCCGATGCCACGCGCTCGGTTGTTGATCATCTGGCGCGCCGGGCAGAGGAAGAGCAGGCCGCTAACGAGTTTGACCGCGCACTGTCTGATATCCAGCGCGTTAATCTGGCGCTGATCACCATTGCCAGTCAGGAACGTTCCATGCTGCTGGACCTGTTCCGCATGCAGGGGCTTTCCCGCCGTGTGATGGAAACACTGTTGCGGTCTTCCGAAGCAGCTATTGATGGTGCACGGCTGGAAGGGCGCTTGGGCTATGTGCGGGCGTTGCGCAAACGGCTTAGCCCCTCCTTACGCTTTAAGGCCGCACAGTGGGTGCATAATCATTTGCGTCTGGATCGGCCGCTAATGCTGTGCATGGCGGAGCGGTTTGAAATGCTGATGGTGGCGCATTTTATTTCCATCTCGCTCACACGTTTCATGCACGAACGGCTGGAGCCCACATTGGGCAGCCGTATTGGAGAAATTGTGGCTGAGGTGCTTTCCCGCCAGCGCAAGCTGCTGGATGAGGCACTGGAAACCTTGCGCCTGCATTATCACGGCTATGCCGAGGCGCTGGAAAACCGGATTTTCCGTCAGATCGCCTTGCGTCTGGAAAGCGAAGAATACACAACCCTGCTTTCAGAATCCCTTATCAGTGATGAACTCAGCCGCGAATTGTTGAAAGAGCTGGAACGCCGCAGACACCGTCTGGTCAAGCGGATGAGCTTTGATCTGCGCAGCGGTATAGAAGACCGCCTGAAGCATGCTGCTATCTTCAAGGGCCTGCCAGGGGCAGAGCTGCATGATCTGGCCACCACCACATCGCTACGCTTTGTGGCCCCGCAGGAGGTGATTTGCCGCAAGGGGCGCAAGATGCGCGCCATCTACTTTATCAGCGCGGGTTTGGCAGAAAGCCACGTGGCCGGGGCCGATGTGCTGTATGGCGCAGGGGATCTGATAGGCGCGCAGGAGGCATTGCATGGCTGGCGCTGCCCCGGCACTATTCGCGCCGTGCAGTTTGGGCATTTTATGGTGATTACAGCCAGCCGCTTCCAACGCCTGATTGAAGATTACCCCGTGGTGCTGGAAAATATTCAGAACATCTTGCGCAAGCGTGAAGCCGGAGAGCGGCCTATTGCGCTTTTGCCCGGTGCAAACCGTAAGGTGGATGAGGATGCAGGCAAGGATGCGCTGATGCTGTTGGCACCCAAAAGCCAGCTACCGCCTTCATCCGAAACAAAGGAATAA